The Megalobrama amblycephala isolate DHTTF-2021 linkage group LG16, ASM1881202v1, whole genome shotgun sequence genome includes the window TTAACAAGAGAATGACAGgatctattattttattttgattttatatgTCTATTTTAGATCAGATGGACGTGAAAGAGCAAAGAAAAGAAATGGAGAAAATTCAGGAGGAACATCATAGCTTTAACAAAACTCAAGGAACAAAAGCCAAAAAGATGCACACCTGCtcacagtgtggaaagagtttcacacaaaaaggaaaccttaacaAACACATGacagttcacactggagaaaaacgttaacatgcactcagtgtgaaaagagctTTTCTCAAGCATCAGGTCTCAATAAACATCTGCTCCTTCACTctggagaaaaaacatttaactgtgatcagtgtggtaaaGATTTTATTTCTTCATCAGATCTTAAACGACACCTGAAAGTTCATTCAGATGAGAGGCCTTATGTGTGTTCTTTCTGTGGAAAGACTTTTTCGTGGCTGTACAGTTTTAAACATCACCAGAAAACACATGATGAAGTGAAAGATCATGTGTGTTTGgactgtgggaagagctttactATAGCTTTCTATCTGAAACAGCAccaaagaattcatactggagaaaaaccttacaagtgctcaTATTGTGACAAGAGTTTCAGTCATTCTGGAACCCTGAAATCACATGagcgagttcatactggagaaaaaccttacaagtgctcaTATTGTGAGAAGAGTTTCAATCAGTCTGGAAACCTGGAAACTCATAAacgaattcatactggagagaagccgtactactgtactcagtgtggaaagagtttcagaatAAAAGAATCTCTTACCaaacacatgagagttcacactggagagaaaccgtttacatgcactcagtgtggaaagagttttccTCAAGCATCAGGTCTAAATAATCATCTGCTCCTTCACTctggagaaaaaacatttaactgtgatcagtgtggtaaaGATTTTATTTCATCATCATATCTAAAAAAACATCTGATAGTTCATTCAGATGAGAGGCCTTATGTGTGTTCtctctgtggaaagagtttttcgcGGCTGGGCAGTTTTAAATTGCACCAGAAAACACATGATGAAGTGAGAGATCATGTGTGTTCagagtgtgggaagagctttactACAACTAGCCATCTGAAATGGCACAAACGTATTCATACtagagaaaaaccttacaagtgctcaTGTTGTGACAAGAGTTTCAGTCTGCTTAGaaaactgaaatcacatgaacgagttcatactggagagaagttCAACTGTACTCAGTGTGAGAAGAGTTTTAAAACTGCCAAAGGTCTCGGTATTCATTTAAACGTTCACTGGAGAAAAATAATTTAACTGTGATCAGCTTTGAACTGTGATTTAACTGTGAGTGTATAAAGAGTTTTACTATATCTGAAACAACATgaaagaattcatactggagaaagtTGTAATCATATCATTCAAACTCAAAAAATACTTCAAGTGAGCAGCATTTGTTTTAtgtcaaatacattaaagtaaattctttgaaataaaatatggaGTTTTTACTAAAAGCACAATACCATCTAAATTTGGTGAAATGCTTGGAAAACTATAAGGTTAACAACTCATACAGTGTAAATAAATTCCTAGTTTTATTTTCTGTCAGGATGGATTGTGTGCTTAGCAGGTCTTACTTGAATAAGATATAttcatgtaatttatttatttgtcaagtGTACTAAATTGTGTTCTGATCGTACATAACATTATGAGAAATCAAACTGAAACATCTTTGTTTTGATTGACCTATTTAATGAACACTGAGAATCACCCAGTGTAGTGTTAGTGAGAAGATGAGGAGAGAACAGTAAAACAGGACTGAAAATAACATTACCAataaaggatcctaatgctatatggtcatttattttcatcactgtgaatgtctcagttgagcatcatttttttgtttggtaTACTTCACTCTGGATTCTTTAGGAAATCAGTCACAACTTCGgcacaggctttgcaaacagacttttatctATGTTATAATCAAAACTTTTACAactagttaaccttgagagctgtaatagtacaAATGTGCTAAAAGCTTTAAAGAGAGTTCCACATGTAATACTTATTTCATATGAAAACTTTAGCCAGCAGTCACAGCAGTGGGTGATTAAAGTTAAGTCTCACAGCCGACACACCCCTTCAAAcagaatatttaaattaaaattcataCAGGATTGAAACAaactgagggtgagtaaatgataacagaattttcatttttggccgaactatccctttaagaatacacggcacctttaagaaaccTGACACTGCGCGCACTGAGGATGCGCAGAAGAGAGAAGCGTGAGAGAGGAGGCGAGTGAAAACTTTCACCAGTTGAAGCTGAAAGCGCCGCTGATTCGTGAATGAATGATAAATGTGGAATTTTTTTCTCTGGATGCTGTATATTTTCATTCTGCAGGTGAGAGATGTTCTCAGATTACAGTTTAACATTAACCAGCATCTACGTGTTAAAGTACATATGTAACGAAGTGTGTCCTGGTTTATTATTAGAGTGTAATAATATGTTGgagagtttttgttgttgttgttataggtgcaatatgaaatattttgcagtaaaatatcaaaaaaccactacgccagtgttatatattttgttcacttgagtacttacaatatcccaaatgtttccaactatttgtaaatcgtgagaaaattgcaattttatccaaaactccgggacgtgtgaggagtcgcctgtttaacgttaccctcggtttccggttttattttgtagaaaccatggaaacacctaagacgctttaatatagaccccttaaaagtttgtaaacattgcaacgtttcttggtgggcggggcttagctggaggcaaaaagagacgctggactcaatgttgacaagcgtaagctagcatgttttaggagggatttattaaacatagatgcagaagaaagttcagaactgtccgaatatgtacagtcactgactctgcgggaccgtgacagctatttttgtaaattaacttaagttttggatatttcctagacaacatattactttcgggtggttcggggcattttgtcaaggtttattgtctaatgtaacctaactgggctaactatgattatggctagcaatgtggattattttaagagaccattcaaaggatggcacacacatctatcgctgtatgtttatttaacatttaagctagctagtgtgctgaaagttggcgacatttcacctataaaacagaaacttgctgatttgtactagataaaaccaacacaccattacatatgcatcgattattttacctgatgtgaagtgtgcactgcaaacacgagtattatttatgatcgtctcagtccagtctgtacgccgtattgctttcaaccacaattatctttttgatttctgtgaaggaatgtctgccgggatctggtaaaactttagttttgaatcaaaagtcctgttccttctgttctggcagccaaaaacacaacaagacgacattttaaagtcaaaacctcaaacttttagcgcgcccgctattagttcttatttatgttttgcctccagctagagcagtgacgtcacagtgacgtaggcgattaaggggtctaatattgtgcattttaatagacaagggaacatctgttttgatatatttatagacagaaaactaattgttgttcatatagctcaacatgtttagtctttttgtttaaatcaattttcttgatttttttctaagtaccatgctttaccatgcctcagagaaaaatactattttgtcaagtagctaacatagcataatcagatgcagctttatttttagtaacagtaatacagaattttctccatcatccaatacgttttaaaatgaattgcttgccatttatcaacacaagacatccagtatttaatatgatattctaaaatcgatctatcttacagCAGCTGCCGAGtaaacgcacagagtaacgttataacataattttcaaaacactcaaatgtgtctaatatgataaacagctgctttacctcatactcatgaccgtaaaagcggaagcggcgccggcgactgtgacataataaaagtcccgctgctcgtgaggcgtgtgttgcgcaatcgctccagctcctcgttcagctcccacaacacttggtcctgctctgcttcataataCAGAAGCATTAATAATCGCAtgcatgaacatgatttcttcctgactCCAATCCCTGTTCTTTTGCATTgtccgttgaggtggagaccacatgtcccaagattccgctctcaaacttggcgtcatcaagctacggctttgttttgaataggcttttAGCAACCTCTaacggacaaaattattacatactgcacctttaaacatgATGGTCCTGTTGTTTCTCtctgtttcacagacaaggtttaaGCATATGCTAGACTAAAATACATTActgagctgttttaactcaaaggcaacttgcactgacatatcttaaaatatcttagtgccattgttttgtctcaagatgcacactttttttctaaagcatgtttataaatgctacttaaatgtcctaattggactacggcctaatcctggcttaatctaaaccctgtctgtgaaacctcATACTTTGGACAAAAAGtaaacaaactttgttttaaaTGCAACTAATATGTAACTGTATCAAAATTCTCTGTATTTCTATCagaaaacagacatgttcagttaatttaaatgtaatttaaacttttttttttaacactcttTTACCCAGAACTGGTCCTGTGGGCGTCATTATCACACACAGTTCACACCTGCAGTGAAGCTCCACCCACAACAATTCACTAATAAATACTGGGAATATTCACACCATCCTACAAGAGAAGGACAAACTCCAGGAGTAGCAGCTGAAATCTGTGTGACTGtcaaagatggagtttattaaagaagaGATTGAAGACATGAGTATTTCAGAACCATCTACaataaaacatgaagatactgaggaaccaATAGGTTGGTGTTCATTCTTGATTCTTCATTATTGACCGCTTTGGTGGCTGTGAAATAATAAGCATTATATGAATGCAGAAATGCTTATATAATAATTGTAATCATCAtcttttatatacttttaatCATAATCTTGTAGGCTATAACAGTTGTCAAACACATTTTGATCCTATTAACAAGAGGATATTAACAGGACTAAGATTTAGCACATCAGAGAtaattttatgtctattttaGATCAGATGAAAGTGAAACAGCAAAGAAATGAAATGGAGGAAATTGGGGAGGAACATCATAACTTTAACAAAACTCAAGGAACAAAAGCCAAAAAACTGCACATCTGCtcacagtgtggaaagagtttcagacaaaaaggaaaccttaacaAACACATGgcagttcacactggagaaaaaccattTACATgctctcagtgtgaaaagagtttTTCTCGAGCATCAAGTCTTAATACACATCTGTTGCATCATTCAGGAGAAAAATCATttaactgtgatcagtgtgataaagattttattttgtcatcacaaccaaaaaaacatctgaaagttcattcagatgagagaccttatgtgtgttctctctgtggaaagagtttttcatttCCTGATAGTTTTAAACTGCACCAGAAAACACATAATGATGTGAAAGATCATGTGTGCTTtgactgtgggaagagctttactACATCTGGTGAATTGAAACGGCAccaaagaattcatactggagaaaaaccttacaagtgcttACACTGTGACAGGAGTTTCACTATGTCTGGAAACCTGAAATCACATGAGCGacttcatactggagaaaaaccttacaagtgctcaTATTGTGAGAAGAGTTTCAGTCAGTCTGGAAACCTGGAATCTCATGAGCGaattcatacaggagagaagccgtaccactgtactcagtgtggaaagagtttcacacaaaaaggaaGCCTTATGAcacacatgagagttcacactggagagaaaccatttacatgcactcagtgtgaaaagagtttTTCTCGAGCATCATCTCTCAGTGTTCATCTGCTCCGTCATTCTGGAGAAAAACTATttaactgtgatcagtgtggtaaaGATTTTACTACATTATCAAATCTAAAACAACACCTGATAGTTCATTCAGATGAGAGGCCTTATGTGTGTTCtctctgtggaaagagtttttcacggCTGGACAGTTTTAAATTGCACCAAAAAACACATGATGAAGTGAAAGATCATGTGTGTTGtgactgtgggaagagctttactACATCTGGCCATCTGAAATGGCACCAacgaattcatactggagaaaaaccttacaagtgttcatatTGTGACAAGAGTTTCACTTATTCTGGAAGCCTGAAATCACATGagcgagttcatactggagaacgACCTTATAAGTGCTCTTATTGTGACAAGAGTTTCACTAAGTCTGGAAACCTGCAATCTCATGagcgagttcatactggagagaagccgtaccaCTGTACTCAGTGTGAGAAGAGTTTTAAAAGTACCAAAGCTCTCAGTATTCATTTACACATTCATTCAGGAGAAAAATAATttaactgtgatcagtgtggtaaaaagtttatttcatcatcacatttaaaacagcacCTGAAAGCTAATTTAGTGAACTATATGTGTGTTcctactgtgttttttttaaggctgaacagtttaaaaaaaaaaaaaaaaaaaatgatgtgagAGATCATGTGTGTTGTGAGAGTACGAAGAGTTTTACTATATCTAAGTTACTAGATCAAAGAATTCGTACTGGAGAAAGTTTTAAACTAAGTTTGAAACATTTATCATCCTTCAAACTCATAGAAAACATTGCAAGTGAGCAGCATTCGTTTTCTTgtcaaatattttaaagtaaattctctgaaataaaatatggaGTTTTTACTAAAATCATCTAATTTTGGTGAAATGCTTGGAAAACTAGAAAGTTAACAGCTCTCACAGTGTAAATAAAGTCGTTGTAGTTTTATTTTGTGTCAGGATGGATTGTGTGCCTAGCTGGTCTTacttgaataaaatatattcatgtacttcatactggtgggtttctgatggaaattcgagcatgcagcagttggtctttgtgtcattacatcacgtctgtaaacagaaaggaacgAGTCCCTGCCAGTAGGCTATATCATGCGATGAATCATTTATAactttttctcacagcagctgcaattaaacttatcattttgattgcggattgtaatccagaaaggtccaaatgacaatcagcagtgacaactggagattcagccgtggtcaaaaagcaaaacactTCAGACTACAGAATAGCTactgaaattgaaatctacaggtaacactaatacacactaagTCCATCAGctgatattctttaaaatagaaaacagaagaaataaattcatacaggtttccacttgagggtgagtaagtgatgacagaattttaatttttggctgaactatccctttaagaatatgcggcacctttaagaaatatGACACCGCGCGCACTGAGGATGCGCAGAAGAGAGAATCGCGAGAGACGAGGCGAGTGCTGAAGCTTTCACCACTTAGACGCTGAAAGCGACGCTGTTAACGTCGAACAAGGAATAAATGTGGAATATTTTCTCTAGATGCTGTATATTTTCAGTCTGCAGGTGAGAGATGTTCTCAGATTACAGTTTAACATTAACCAGTCACTACGTGTTAAAGTACTAATGTAACGAAATATGTCCTGTTTTATTACTACAGTGTATGGCCTAATAATATGTTAGTAGAGAGTTTTTTAATACATACTCTTGTCtgttaaaatgtgcttaatgttCCACTTTAAAGAAGATTTCAGATATCACCATAATAAATAAGgtgaaaacaaaaaacttttgaaGACAATGAGGCTTTTCAGCAGCTCAGTAAACATGTTCCTGTTGTTTCTCtctcagtttcacagacaaggtttaaGCCTACTCCTAGACTGCTATACAttattgagttgttttaactgaaagcaaattgcactgatatatcttaaaatatctcagtgccattgttttgtctcaagatacacacatttttactaagacatgtttaaaaaatctacttaaatgtcctaattggaCTAAGGTTAGGGACACACCAAACAGATGCCAAAGAACTAGCACTGATAAAGGTCGACTATGTTGTCACCAGCGTCTGtgcaaaaaaatgcatgtgAATACAGAGAACTAAAGCCGACTGTCAGCCAGCATGCACGTTCTGCGGCTGCGTgtaaagccctgggtatacttcgtTTTTTTACGCGTACGCTAGTGTATGCGCACAGTCGaacgcacagccttgcaaaAGTTTACTTCATATGACTCATACGAATGCATAGGCCTTTGgcgcatgcacagttttgagcaaAATCTCaccacgagttacaacccacgtaaatatttttgtattctttcatgctagagttgtacaattGAGGGTACTTTTTAAACTCTTCACACAAGTCTCTTATCTATGTAGGCCTcggtagcttgcatgcgttccggtctgttctgttaaatgcagtttttctttaactaccttgtgaatcaacGCCccagttgccaccttgtggataaactaaatACTGCAAAAAACAGTACACGcatatacactgtgtgcagaattattaggcaagttgattttctgatcatattttttttctaagcacattttaccaattccaatccacatcaatcttaataactactattaatattgtttttaatcatttataagtgatatataattgttcatgaaggctggaaatgaaaaatgccttatattcaggtgtgcagaattattaggcaggtttgcttttacaggcaaaatgagccaaaaaagagatttaactcagactgaaaagtcaaaaattattaaatactcatgagaaggacgcaatactaatgcaatactagaaattgcaaagttaaagcatgaccaagggaaagcaaaatgctcattgggtcagcggggtcatacaaaatcaggtggaaaagaaaagacacatgttaactgcaaaagagttaagaattaaggtgaagaattaagtgtgaaatcatcaggaaccctttagtctccaccgtcaccattttccagaactgcaacctacctggagtcttcagaagtgcaaggtgccaggatctcagagacttaggttagctaaataatcctaaaaaatgacccacacttaataagaatcacaagctgaagtgttgtgaaatacatgaagactgggtttttataggctttatagacagacagcttgagagtgactcctgaaggaccagcaccacatcctcttgtaccactgtttgaagaatttatcttccagaatctggcagtaaagtgtgggagttcacttttagtccctCTCTAATCCTGAAATatccgtcttgcagagatggactaaaaatgatcttccaaaacttactaccagattctggaagataaattcttcaaacagtggtaaaagaggatgtggtgctggtccttcaggagtcactctcaatctgtctgtctataaggcctataaaaacccagtcttcatgtattttataaccacttttaggattctttagctaacctaagtctctgagatcttgacaccttgcacttctggagactccaggtaggttgcagttctggaaaatggtggcgctggagactaaagggttcctgatggtttcacacttaactcttcaccttaattcttaactcttttgcagttaacatgtgtcttttcttttccacctgtttttgtatgaccccgctgacccaatgagcattttgctttcccttggtcatgctttaactttgcaatttctagtattgcattagtattgcgtccttctcatgagtatttaatcatttttgacttttcagtctgagttaaatctcttttttggctcattttgcctgtaaaagcaaacctgcctaataattctgcacacctgaatataaagcatttttcatttcca containing:
- the LOC125248611 gene encoding gastrula zinc finger protein XlCGF57.1-like, producing the protein MEFIKEEIEDMSISEPSTIKHEDTEEPIDQMKVKQQRNEMEEIGEEHHNFNKTQGTKAKKLHICSQCGKSFRQKGNLNKHMAVHTGEKPFTCSQCEKSFSRASSLNTHLLHHSGEKSFNCDQCDKDFILSSQPKKHLKVHSDERPYVCSLCGKSFSFPDSFKLHQKTHNDVKDHVCFDCGKSFTTSGELKRHQRIHTGEKPYKCLHCDRSFTMSGNLKSHERLHTGEKPYKCSYCEKSFSQSGNLESHERIHTGEKPYHCTQCGKSFTQKGSLMTHMRVHTGEKPFTCTQCEKSFSRASSLSVHLLRHSGEKLFNCDQCGKDFTTLSNLKQHLIVHSDERPYVCSLCGKSFSRLDSFKLHQKTHDEVKDHVCCDCGKSFTTSGHLKWHQRIHTGEKPYKCSYCDKSFTYSGSLKSHERVHTGERPYKCSYCDKSFTKSGNLQSHERVHTGEKPYHCTQCEKSFKSTKALSIHLHIHSGEK
- the LOC125249458 gene encoding zinc finger protein 239-like produces the protein THDSSHWRKTLTCTQCEKSFSQASGLNKHLLLHSGEKTFNCDQCGKDFISSSDLKRHLKVHSDERPYVCSFCGKTFSWLYSFKHHQKTHDEVKDHVCLDCGKSFTIAFYLKQHQRIHTGEKPYKCSYCDKSFSHSGTLKSHERVHTGEKPYKCSYCEKSFNQSGNLETHKRIHTGEKPYYCTQCGKSFRIKESLTKHMRVHTGEKPFTCTQCGKSFPQASGLNNHLLLHSGEKTFNCDQCGKDFISSSYLKKHLIVHSDERPYVCSLCGKSFSRLGSFKLHQKTHDEVRDHVCSECGKSFTTTSHLKWHKRIHTREKPYKCSCCDKSFSLLRKLKSHERVHTGEKFNCTQCEKSFKTAKGLGIHLNVHWRKII